GGGAATAAATAAGTGCAGAACCGTGACCTGCTGAAAGAACAAAACGGTCTCTGTTTTGCCATGTTGGGTTTTTAGGGTTGTGCTTCATATGGTCTGCCCATAATGTATAGGCCATAGGTGCAGAACCCAGTGGTAAACCTGGATGACCTGAATTGGCTTTTTGTACCGCTTCTGCTGCCAGTACACGAATCGTGTTAATCGTTTTTTGTGCTATTTGACTCACTCTATTTCCTCCTTAGATATAGGTTTTATTTTCCAAATTACTCATACCTTTTTATTATACTGTTTTTTTTAGTAGGTGTATATTATAAATTTTATTACAATATTCTCAGTGATCTAATGACTTTCTCTATCATTTATTGTATGCTACTAATAGGATGGTGATATTATGTCATATATATACCCCTCACAAAAGAATAATATAACCCGTTATAAAGTATATTTTGTTTATCGATCTAAAAAAATTTATTTGGGCCTCTATAGCTCAAAAGAAGTTGCCGAAAATGCTTTATTAGAAGCAAATCAAATTATGGAACAGCCTATACCGCTTACACAATATACATTCACTTCAATTGATTATAAAAAATTTATCTCTTTATGCAACTTCAGAGATCATCATGTTTATATTAAAAATCCAGTTTATATTTACGATACCTATTTTTGCTATCATTTGTCACAGGATATTATACTGACTTTTGATATGAAGGATTTATTCTTTTTTTCAACTTATAAAATTTCTAAACGGGGCAGATATTTCTATACCCAAGACAGCATTACCCAACAAAGCATCTTATCTAGGTTTGGCATCCCTCCCCACAGTGTTAACGGTGTAGATTATCGTTTTAAAAATGGATGTGACTATGATTTTAGAAGAGAAAATCTAGAAATCATTAATAGTTATAAAGGTGTTACCCGAAGAGAGAAAAACAATCAATTAATCTATATAGCTAAAATCTTTGTACATCATAATATAATTATTGGGCACTATACTTCTCAACTAGAAGCTGCAATCGCTTATAACAAAGCCATTGATATTCTTTTAGAAAATGGTATACAACGAGACTATGTCAAAAATACTATTCCCTATCTCACATTAACTGAGTACACTCAAATTTATGATAATATAGATATCTCGCCTTGTCTTAAAACACCTTCAAAACAAAAACGTATTGTTTCTTTAAAACAATATCGTGGTATTTGTAAAGATAAAAGTGGTTTTAGAGCTGTGATCGGTTATAAGGGCAAACAAGTCTATCTAGGTATTTATCCTACAGAAAAAAGAGCTGCTCAAGCTTATAATTTAGCTTCTTTTTATCTTTATGGCAATAGTGGATATATTAACGACATACAGCCTCTTATTTATGATCACGATAGTGAAAAGATTGCCAGCAAGCTTGCTAAACACCACATCAAAAAAATTAATACAAAAGCTCCTATGTATCCTTAATTCAAAGGAAACATAAGAGCTTTTTGCTTTATTCATTTGGAGTAACATATAGTCTTGTTATCCCAACATTATAAATATGATAAGGCGTATTTATAGATTTTGTAGAATGGTCTTGTTTTATAATACCATGTACATTATTTATAAGCGTCGGACCTATCACTTTCATATTTAACAGCATATGAATATACTGCTCATAGATAGACATATCATACGCTTCTAATGTCAGAATGCCTGATATAGAAATTTCTGGAGTAATTTCTATAAATTCTACGCCTTTATTAGGCTTTAAACCATACTTAATCGTATAGATGCCTTGTCCTGCTATTTCTTTTAATAATTTTTTATTATAACGCCCTATTTTTTGCAGCATCGTTTTGGAAAGGTCATTTGCGATCTGAATAGTGCATAAAGTATCTCCTTCGAATTTTTCTTCTAATGGATCATACAAGGTTATTTTACCATCACTATCAACGATAGCCAGACAGGCAATAATACTCGTATAATGCGTAATAGGCTGAAGCAGAAAGCTGTCTGCTTTTTCCTCTTCAAGAATAAAATCAGCGGCATCCTCTGCACTGGTAATATCCATACTCTCTATCCGATCTGCATACTGTTTAATAAATCTAAAAGGAAATGTCAGATTCTCAATTTTATCAAAAGTATCTGCTTTATTATCTTGATAATAAGTTGTGATAGTAGGGATTTGTAATTCCTCCAAAAGATCTAATAACTCTTTCTTATCACTTAATCTATTCATGACCTGCCTGCTTGGATAAGTTGATGCATGAAGCTTAGTGTTTAATACATAAGGTAAACTTGTATTAAATACCACTACATCTGATCTTAGGCTTAATTTCTGTATGCTTTCATTGGTAATAGTCGCTATGATATGTTCAGTAACAACTTGAGCACCTACACAATCAATTTGAGGATCTAATAAAGTTGTGTGAATCCCTTTTTTAGAAGCCTCTAAAGCCAGCATTAACGCTGCGCTGCCTCCGCCTACTATTCCTATTTGGTTTATACCATTAAAATTCATTCTTTCGTCTCCTCTTATATAAATATAGCTTTCACATCTTTAAATTTTAGCTATCTACAATAATATGTGATATGAAATCATTCTAATAAACAACGTTATAGTGATAAATAACTCAAGTCTATATGTTGTTTCTCTATAACTCTTTTTATCGCAATAAATATTCAATCACTTCTATTGTCTTTGATAGATCTTTTACCGTACCTGTTATGCCTATTACAAGTTCCTCTGTCAGTTCTAAAGAAGGAATGCCCGGCAATGCATTAACTTCTATACCGTATATATGCCCCTCATTTTTTAAAGCCTCTATTTTCTCTCGATAGTCATCATCTGTAGTGCTGACTTCAATATGTTCAGATGTAATGAGGCTGTCTTTTTTATCCTCTAATAATGGTTTGAGTTCTTCAATTGTATCTAGAGGCAAAAACATGTCTACCGCCCCTTGGTTTAAATAATTCATATGGGTGTTCTTAGAAACAATAAGAATATCCAACTCTCCTGTTCTAACAAGCAGCGGTATTTTTTGCATCATTACCATTTCAAGCTGTCCCACACTTTCAAAATTGACTGAGGATATACTAAGGTTTGTATCCCACTCACTTTCAAATCGTTCAATATCCTGTTGCTGCGTCTCATCACTTATGACTTTTCCTGCTATTACTACATGTACAGCAAACTCCTTTTGGGGCCTAAACATAGTAAGTACTAAACTGCCTAGTATAATTATTCCAATAATAACAGATGCAATATACCATCTATAGTATTCCCATATATGCTGTGTTTTTTTCTTAAAAGATAATTCTTTAAATGGTGTGCCGTATTTCTCCATCCTGTCTGTCCTTTCTAATTTCATGATAATACCCTTTGACTCTACTATAGAGTATGCTATAATCCTATTATACATCAAAAATATGATATTTGTGTGATTTTTAAGGAGGCTCTATGAACTTTTTAGACAAACTGCAGCGAAAATATGGAAAATACGCGATTAATAATCTCATGCTATATATATTATGCGGCAATGCTTTTGTTTTTTTATTTTATTATTTAACAGGCGGTAGAATCCTTTACTTCTTAGTATTTGATTTTAGTGCCATCTTACGCGGAGAGATCTGGCGTCTTGTTAGCTTTTTATTTATTCCTAATACATTTGATATGTTATGGTTTATCTTTTCAGCATTTCTGTATTACTCCATTGGTATGCAGCTCGAAAACACCTGGGGTACTTTTAAGTTTAATATTTATTATTTTACCGGTGCTATTTTGACCATGCTTGCATCTGCTTTATTTAACAGTTACGGAACAACTTTGTATATTAATTTATCTTTGTTTTTAGCTTATGCAACGCTATTTCCTAATGTACAGTTTAGAATCTACTTTCTCATTCCGGTAAAAGTTAAATATTTGGCCTATTTAAATGTTGCATTCCTACTTTATCAGTTCTTTTTAGGAAGCTTAGGTACTAAATCACTTATTATTATTTCATTACTAAATTACTTATTGTTCTTCGGTATACCTCTTTTAAAGGGACGCCGAACCCATACACAACGTCACTTTACTAAACAAAAACGTGAGCTTCAAAAAGGCTCTAGCGCGCCCATACGCGTCGCCTTTCATAAATGTCACGTATGCGGCAAGACAGAAGTTACTAACCCGGATATGGAGTTTCGTTACTGCTCTAAATGTAATGGTAATTTTGAATACTGCATGGATCATATTAAAGATCATGAACACGTTAACTAATAAAGGCGTATCTCAGCGATGAGGTACGCCTTTTCCCTTTGATTTCCCTTTGATTTCCCTTTACTTGCTCTATTTCTGAATTTCAAAGGAGTTAGCTATCTCAACTTTCATCATAAATTTTATACTTTATCATAAACAATATCAAAGTTATGACTAAAAAACATAGTGTTACTATTTCTACAATATACTCAGCTGCTATCTTAGTTGTAATAAAAATTGCGGTTGGCCCATCCGCCCCCCCTATAATACCGATCGCTGTAGCATCTGATGAAGCATTGTTTAAGAAGAAAGAAAATAACATGGGCAATATCCTCTTCCAAAACAACACATATGCGCTTAATACTATAGTTATCCAGCCGCTTATGTAGACTGCTGCTTGCAGTATCTTTTCCTTTTTCATAAATTTTTCCCCTCTCATTAACTCTATAATTGATTACATCTCCATAAACTTATTAACATATCCTATAGCATTTAAAATTTACGCTATTTTATCATCACTAAAAACTTTATCTTTTCCTAATTTCTTATCTTCAGCAAACAAACTATGTATAATCATTCCACCGATCACAACAATAACCCCAACTAATGACAACCCCGTTGGAAAAATGCCTCCGAGCAGCAAGACTTCCCCTATCAGTGCAAAAATAACTTCTCCTGCCTGTGTGGCTTCTACTGCTGCGAGCTTGTGGGAATCTTTTTTAACCAAATCAGTTGCTTTGAAGAAAAGTATAGTGGCTATGACTCCTGAGCTTATCGCAACTACTAATGATTGTGTAAGCTGCGACCCACTTGGAGGTCCTGCATGTATGAGACCCATAATAGAAAGCACTATCCAAAAAGGCATACTGGCTATCGTCATCCCCAAAACTCTTTGATAAGTATCTATTTCATCTTTGCAAATGCTCATCATCTTTCTATTCCCTAAAGGATAACTAAAAGCCGCAACTAAAACTGGCACTATCCCAAGCAGCATATCCTTCCCATTGATAAAAGAAGCATGACCAAACTGCATAAGTAAAATACCTATTAAAATAATAAGTGAAATCAATAAACCCCTCACTGGTATTTTATTTCTTACTTTCTGTACACGGCCATTACTATTAATTTCTGTATAGAAAAAAGGTACCAATAATGAGCCCGCAATGATTGTAACTTGCCATGTGCTAGCAACCAGCCACGAAGGCCCATATGCTGCTGCAAAGCATAAGGGCGCATAGAAAAGACCAAACCCAACTATACTCCACACCAGCCATTGCATGAAATAAGCCTTCATATGAACTATTAACCCTTTTATATTACCTCTTAGTACAACAATAACGACCAAAAATGGCAACATAAAAAGAAATCTTAGTGCTGCACTCCATATCCAGCTCCCTCCGCTAAGCTGCATAGCTCTGTTTAATACAAAGGTTACAGCAAAAAATAATGATGCTATTATACCTAATAAAATCGCTTTCATAGCTCCTCCTCTATAAGTTATCCTGTTGAAATACCTTAATTTAGTTCTTACGTATATTGTTAAAATACTTTCTATATATTTTAACCACTATTGTAACGCAAATCTCAAAAATAATAAAGTACCTTACTCCCTATTCTTTAATAGATAAATATACAGTTTATCAAGACTAGCACGGCAGGCAGGGGCACCTTACAGCTCGACTCGAGTATGGCTGTAGCAGACTGCCCCAAACTAGTACCACTTGACTTTTTCTGAAGATTATTATAAGGATTTTAAGGTTTTCAAATCCTATATCTCAACTTAATTATTTACTTATAGATAATTCTTTCTTATCCATAAACTTATCTATAATAAAGCATAGCGAGGTAGGCCTGAGATGTTTTTTGACTTGACTCGGGTATGGCAGTGGGTAGGCGGGAAAGACAAAAAATATCTCAGGCCTGCCAAGCGGCCCTAATATCAAGACTTCAATTATAAAAATAGCTAATATACTGCTATAGCTAGTAGTTTTCGTACAATCTGGTGCCCCTTACATAAGCCGCTAAAAAAGCCACTAAAGCAAGGTATTTCCCCTTCCTTTAATGGCATGATCCAACCTCTTATTCCTTTATCAAATCTTTAAAATGAGCACTATACTTAATCTCTCCATTATTTAAAATCCATAGTGCCTCCGTATCAGGTAAACTATCAATGAACTCTAATCCCTGTTCAAATGGCATATTGAACACTGCTGTAGAAAGCACATCCGCAACCCCTGAATCTGGGCAGATAATCGTAACAGCTGTTAAATATTCTGATGGAAATAGGGTATCTGTATCAATAATATGATGATAATTTTTATCCCCAACCGTGTAGTATCTCTCATAATTACCACTTGTCACAAGAGATAAATCACTTAGATAAACAATTTTAAGAAGAGGATCTTCAGATTCTTTCTCAGGATTTTGTACCCCAACGTTCCATAGCTTCGAAGGGTCTCCTTTATTACCAATTGCACGAACATTTCCGCCAATACTAAGAAGGCCCGCATCAAATCCATTTTTCATCGCCAATAAAGCAACCTGTTCAACAGCATAACCTTTAGCTATAGCACCAACATCCAGGCTCATCTCAGGATCTTCCAGAAAAACTGTAGATGCCACTTCATCAATAATAACTTTATTAATATCCGTATGAACTTTCGCAGCCTCAAGTTTATCTATTGGCGGCAGTTTAGCATTCTCAAAATCCTCAACGCCTTCAGTTCGATAGTCATGCCATATTTTGAGTACAGCTCCAAAAGCAATATTCACTTTTCCATCTGTCTTTTTATATTGATCTTTCGAAAAAAGTAGTAAATCAATGATTTTTTTATCAACTTCTATAGGTTTAACACCAGCATGGTCATTTATAGTTTTAATGTTATTTTTTCCTTCATAATCATTATAAATATCATATAATTCGTGATACTCTTTGAGACTATCATAAATAAACTTTGAATGCTTGCTGAATTCTTCTTTACTCTCCGTATAGGCCACAATTTTGGATACGGTGTTAAACAGCACAAGAAATTCAGACTCATAACGTGTCTTTTTTGGACTTCCACAAGCTGTAAAGTTCATTGTAAGGATAACCATAAGAATAAATGCAATTATTTTTCTAACCATACTTTTCACCTCAAAAATTTAAGAGGCAGCAACGCTGCCTCTTATAATGTTTTAATTATTATCTAGCAGATACACTTGCTTTTTCAATTACTGCTATGTAATCTCCAATAGAAACTGTTACAGAAGCTGCAAGTTCACTATCAGCTGGAGCTCCTTTTTCATTAACTGCAATCCCTTTAACTTCATCTAATGATTTTCCAATTAAATATTGAGATAAAGCAGTTGATTGCTCAAACCATTCTTTTCCTAAAGCAGAAGCTTTAGCCATACCATATTCTGCACCAAGTTCAAGCTTAGTTTTATAAGCTGCTTTAATATCAGAAGTAACTTTACCTTCTTTAGAGAACTTAACATTACTTACAGAGCCATCAATGATAGAACTTGTAATTTTACCATCAGCATCAAAAGTTGTAGCTGTATAAGTTGTATAAGCTTGTGCAGTACCGTCTTCATCAGCAGCATTTTTAGATTTAGCAATATTAGTCACTACACCTAATCCTAATTTATCACTTGATGATGCACCTAAATCTTGTGCATTGGCAACTGCTTTTTCGATAGCTTCTATATATCCGCCAATTTTAATTGTTACAGAAGCTGTAAGTTCAGCATCCGTTGGCGCTGTTGTTTCATCTACTGCAATTGCTTTGATTTCATCTACAGTTTTACCAATTACATACTCAGCAAGGCTATTTGCTTGTTCATTCCACTCTTTACCAAGTGAAGATACTTTACCCATGCCGTATTCTGTACCCATTTCTTGTTTTCCTACAAATATTGTACTTAAGTCAGTAGTAACTTCACCAGTTTTAGAGAAGTTTATTTTTGTTTGAGCACCGTCTATAGCGCATTTTACAATTCTACCGTCTTTATCAACAGTAACTGCAATAATTGTTGAGTCAACTTGTGCAAGACCATCTTGTTCGCCTGCATCTTTAGATTTTCCAGCTGTTGTAATCACAGCAAGACCAGTTTTCACTGCATCTGCAGCAACATTTTCAGCTGGCGTTTCTGCTGGTGTTTCCGCTGGCGCCTCTACCACAGGTGTTTCGGCTGATGCTGGTGTATTATTTTTTCCCCCACATCCAACAAGGGTAAAAGGTACTAGCGATAAAGTAAGTAATAAAGCTAATGATTTTTTCATTTATATTCCTCCATTTTATTATTTTTTTATTTTAAACCCAACTTTTTAAAGGCTGGGAAAATAAACTTAAGTAATGTAGCAGTCGCAATACCTGCCACTACCCCTGCTATCAGAAGTATTGGAAGATACGCCCATATATATACAGATGTAAATATAAAGGATATCGCAATAAATTGTCCTATATTATGAAATACTGATCCAAAAATACTAATCATCAAGTAAGATATCTTATCTTTAAATACAATCATTAAAATAATCATAACTACTAATGATAAAATACCTCCCGAAAAACTTAAAAGTGAAGCAATTGAACCTCTTGTGATGAATACAAAAAATGATTTTAAAACAGCTATCATTAATGCTTGATTTTTTCCTAGAAAAAACAAAGCATACATTACTGCAATATTAGAAAGTCCTAGTTTAACCCCCGGCACTGTAACTATCAGTGGTGGCAGCGAGTTCTCAACTATAGAAAGCACTATTGCCACAGCAAAAAGAAGTGCAGTTAAAACCATTATTTTAGATTTTTTAAAACCTATTTCTTTTTCATTGTTTATTATCTTCTTATTCATCATAAGCCTTTCTATTTTCCGACTACAATATCAAGATCATCTTCACTATAATTTTTTGCAGGAACAATTTTCAAAATGATTCCATTTGGTATGCAGGCTGCATTTTGTCCAATCATATTGAGTTTTCCTGATTGGATACAAATTTTATCAGGGCAATCTGATTCTTCAAAACGTATATTTCCATCTTCATAAAGATGAAAAATAACATGGTTATTTTGTGGAATTGAAAAAGTCTTTTCTATTCCAGCTCCTAAGTCAATAGTTTCAGCAAGCTCTGAATA
This genomic window from Cellulosilyticum sp. I15G10I2 contains:
- a CDS encoding ATP-grasp domain-containing protein, yielding MNFNGINQIGIVGGGSAALMLALEASKKGIHTTLLDPQIDCVGAQVVTEHIIATITNESIQKLSLRSDVVVFNTSLPYVLNTKLHASTYPSRQVMNRLSDKKELLDLLEELQIPTITTYYQDNKADTFDKIENLTFPFRFIKQYADRIESMDITSAEDAADFILEEEKADSFLLQPITHYTSIIACLAIVDSDGKITLYDPLEEKFEGDTLCTIQIANDLSKTMLQKIGRYNKKLLKEIAGQGIYTIKYGLKPNKGVEFIEITPEISISGILTLEAYDMSIYEQYIHMLLNMKVIGPTLINNVHGIIKQDHSTKSINTPYHIYNVGITRLYVTPNE
- a CDS encoding rhomboid family intramembrane serine protease, with product MNFLDKLQRKYGKYAINNLMLYILCGNAFVFLFYYLTGGRILYFLVFDFSAILRGEIWRLVSFLFIPNTFDMLWFIFSAFLYYSIGMQLENTWGTFKFNIYYFTGAILTMLASALFNSYGTTLYINLSLFLAYATLFPNVQFRIYFLIPVKVKYLAYLNVAFLLYQFFLGSLGTKSLIIISLLNYLLFFGIPLLKGRRTHTQRHFTKQKRELQKGSSAPIRVAFHKCHVCGKTEVTNPDMEFRYCSKCNGNFEYCMDHIKDHEHVN
- a CDS encoding sodium ion-translocating decarboxylase subunit beta — translated: MKKEKILQAAVYISGWITIVLSAYVLFWKRILPMLFSFFLNNASSDATAIGIIGGADGPTAIFITTKIAAEYIVEIVTLCFLVITLILFMIKYKIYDES
- a CDS encoding DMT family transporter; the encoded protein is MKAILLGIIASLFFAVTFVLNRAMQLSGGSWIWSAALRFLFMLPFLVVIVVLRGNIKGLIVHMKAYFMQWLVWSIVGFGLFYAPLCFAAAYGPSWLVASTWQVTIIAGSLLVPFFYTEINSNGRVQKVRNKIPVRGLLISLIILIGILLMQFGHASFINGKDMLLGIVPVLVAAFSYPLGNRKMMSICKDEIDTYQRVLGMTIASMPFWIVLSIMGLIHAGPPSGSQLTQSLVVAISSGVIATILFFKATDLVKKDSHKLAAVEATQAGEVIFALIGEVLLLGGIFPTGLSLVGVIVVIGGMIIHSLFAEDKKLGKDKVFSDDKIA
- a CDS encoding FAD:protein FMN transferase — translated: MVRKIIAFILMVILTMNFTACGSPKKTRYESEFLVLFNTVSKIVAYTESKEEFSKHSKFIYDSLKEYHELYDIYNDYEGKNNIKTINDHAGVKPIEVDKKIIDLLLFSKDQYKKTDGKVNIAFGAVLKIWHDYRTEGVEDFENAKLPPIDKLEAAKVHTDINKVIIDEVASTVFLEDPEMSLDVGAIAKGYAVEQVALLAMKNGFDAGLLSIGGNVRAIGNKGDPSKLWNVGVQNPEKESEDPLLKIVYLSDLSLVTSGNYERYYTVGDKNYHHIIDTDTLFPSEYLTAVTIICPDSGVADVLSTAVFNMPFEQGLEFIDSLPDTEALWILNNGEIKYSAHFKDLIKE
- a CDS encoding Gx transporter family protein gives rise to the protein MNKKIINNEKEIGFKKSKIMVLTALLFAVAIVLSIVENSLPPLIVTVPGVKLGLSNIAVMYALFFLGKNQALMIAVLKSFFVFITRGSIASLLSFSGGILSLVVMIILMIVFKDKISYLMISIFGSVFHNIGQFIAISFIFTSVYIWAYLPILLIAGVVAGIATATLLKFIFPAFKKLGLK
- a CDS encoding NusG domain II-containing protein, which translates into the protein MEFVKKSDMWIILIIIIISIAAWFIYRITFSEQSAKAEIYYYSELAETIDLGAGIEKTFSIPQNNHVIFHLYEDGNIRFEESDCPDKICIQSGKLNMIGQNAACIPNGIILKIVPAKNYSEDDLDIVVGK